Proteins encoded in a region of the Brevefilum fermentans genome:
- a CDS encoding FAD-binding oxidoreductase, whose product MHTIISQPASRADFKTVKRIDGYEAIKTDYPIYLTDESKLVSTDANHLFIPRDEAELVAVIQAMSAQSIPITIAGSRTGLVGGSVPACGAIVSLERFDRVESLFFDEDHQEWVLRAGAYVSLKSLEAMLKSKRFPDLEKTEDASVRRSYERFKADADTYLYPPDPTEMSASLGGSVVTNASGARTFRFGATRNWVRGLRVVLANGEFIDIPRGKYFASEEGTFEIVNTAGERRTLTIPDYRLPETKCAAGFFTAPGMDLIDLFIGSEGVLGIVTQVDVALIKSEPKISIVQFLEDDYQAVRLTASLRSDQRIKLDFLEFYSGNALNLLRRVQAEAPSTVNMPPIPDEARSALFFELNYDSQSNNDHLVLLQEIIRQHGADPALSWAAHEPRELERFKVFRHLLPETVNSIIAERKKSIPKLHKLGTDLAVPDDHLMDIWTHYQENCDALNLEWVAFGHIGNNHIHVNILPRSIEELNQGLELYQLFAQKAVEWGGAVSAEHGIGKIKQNFLALMFTPEQISQMQHVKAVFDPDYLLNPGDLFPCEVCA is encoded by the coding sequence ATGCATACGATTATTTCCCAACCAGCATCCCGAGCCGACTTCAAAACAGTAAAACGAATCGATGGCTATGAAGCCATCAAAACAGATTATCCGATCTACCTGACCGATGAATCAAAACTGGTCTCAACCGACGCCAACCATCTTTTCATCCCCAGGGATGAAGCTGAGCTGGTTGCTGTAATCCAGGCAATGTCCGCGCAGAGCATCCCGATTACCATCGCTGGTTCGCGCACTGGCCTGGTGGGTGGCAGTGTCCCAGCCTGTGGCGCGATCGTTTCACTGGAACGCTTTGACCGGGTCGAAAGTCTATTTTTCGACGAAGACCACCAGGAATGGGTCCTCCGGGCAGGCGCGTACGTCAGCCTGAAGAGTCTGGAAGCCATGCTAAAAAGTAAACGCTTCCCCGACCTTGAAAAAACAGAGGACGCATCCGTCAGGCGTTCTTACGAACGTTTCAAAGCCGACGCCGATACCTACTTGTATCCACCTGACCCGACGGAAATGAGCGCCTCGCTGGGCGGATCCGTGGTAACCAATGCTTCCGGCGCCCGTACCTTCCGCTTCGGCGCCACCCGCAACTGGGTACGCGGGCTGAGGGTGGTCCTGGCTAATGGCGAATTTATCGATATCCCGCGCGGCAAGTATTTTGCCTCTGAGGAAGGCACGTTTGAAATCGTCAACACGGCTGGGGAAAGGCGCACCCTTACCATACCGGATTATCGCTTACCCGAGACCAAGTGCGCCGCGGGTTTCTTCACCGCCCCCGGCATGGACCTGATTGACTTGTTCATTGGCTCTGAAGGCGTACTGGGCATTGTTACGCAGGTGGACGTGGCGCTGATAAAAAGCGAGCCGAAAATTTCCATCGTTCAATTCCTGGAAGACGATTACCAGGCAGTCCGCCTCACCGCTTCTCTGCGCTCCGACCAGAGAATCAAGCTCGATTTCCTCGAATTCTATTCCGGCAACGCGCTGAATTTGTTGCGCCGGGTGCAGGCTGAAGCGCCTTCGACCGTCAACATGCCCCCGATTCCAGACGAGGCGCGCTCAGCCCTGTTCTTCGAGCTGAATTACGACTCGCAATCCAACAACGATCACCTGGTTCTGCTTCAGGAAATCATCCGTCAGCATGGCGCTGACCCTGCCCTTTCTTGGGCGGCACACGAGCCGCGTGAGTTAGAACGCTTTAAAGTCTTCCGTCACTTGCTGCCTGAAACCGTCAACAGTATTATTGCTGAGCGTAAAAAATCAATCCCTAAACTGCACAAACTCGGCACTGACCTGGCTGTTCCTGATGATCACCTGATGGACATCTGGACTCACTACCAGGAAAATTGTGATGCCCTCAACCTGGAATGGGTTGCATTTGGACATATTGGCAATAACCACATTCATGTAAACATCCTGCCCCGGAGTATCGAGGAACTGAACCAGGGACTTGAACTTTATCAGCTTTTTGCACAAAAAGCCGTCGAATGGGGCGGCGCTGTTTCTGCAGAACATGGCATAGGCAAAATCAAACAAAATTTTCTGGCCTTAATGTTCACCCCGGAACAGATTTCACAAATGCAGCATGTGAAAGCCGTCTTCGACCCTGATTATTTACTCAACCCGGGTGATCTATTTCCCTGCGAGGTGTGCGCATGA
- the iolO gene encoding 5-keto-L-gluconate epimerase — MKLSMVVTAQQTQFAAATFSGDLHHNLSVLKQMGYTGAELAIRDPKQIDLPSLSALVSELGLAVPAIGTGQAWNDEGLSFTASDPSIRQAAIERIKSHLPLAAHFDAVVIIGLIRGVLKPGDSHEQAMEWLRSALKDCSQAAEDAGVRLALEPINRYETSLINTVAQGMDLIDAVGSQNFGLLLDTFHMNIEEPIIEDSLRLCNERIFHFHVADSNRWSPGSGHLDFPSILRTLIDTGYSGFISGEFLPLPDVHTAGEKNLAYLKPILEDIYGNLSG; from the coding sequence ATGAAGCTCTCAATGGTTGTAACCGCCCAGCAAACCCAATTTGCAGCCGCCACCTTCTCTGGCGATCTGCACCATAATCTGTCTGTACTCAAGCAAATGGGGTATACCGGCGCCGAACTTGCCATTCGTGACCCGAAGCAAATCGACCTTCCCTCACTATCCGCACTGGTCAGTGAACTTGGGTTGGCTGTGCCAGCCATCGGCACAGGACAAGCCTGGAACGATGAAGGGCTTTCTTTCACCGCTTCTGACCCATCCATCCGCCAGGCTGCGATTGAGCGCATCAAAAGCCACCTGCCCCTGGCGGCTCATTTTGATGCCGTGGTCATCATCGGTCTGATCCGCGGCGTGCTGAAACCAGGCGACTCACACGAACAGGCCATGGAATGGCTGCGGTCCGCGCTCAAGGATTGCAGCCAGGCAGCAGAAGATGCAGGCGTGCGTTTGGCGCTCGAACCCATCAACCGCTATGAGACCTCGTTGATCAACACCGTTGCACAGGGAATGGATTTAATCGATGCTGTCGGCAGCCAAAATTTTGGTCTGTTGCTGGATACCTTCCACATGAATATTGAAGAACCCATCATTGAAGACAGCCTGCGCCTGTGCAATGAACGTATTTTCCATTTTCATGTCGCTGATTCAAACCGCTGGTCTCCTGGCAGCGGGCACCTGGATTTTCCATCCATTTTACGCACGCTAATCGATACCGGTTATTCCGGTTTCATCTCGGGTGAATTCCTGCCCCTACCAGATGTCCACACTGCCGGAGAAAAGAATCTCGCTTATTTAAAACCCATACTCGAAGACATATACGGCAATCTCAGTGGCTAA
- the iolG gene encoding inositol 2-dehydrogenase, protein MSEKINIAVIGTGRMGSVHVGNLVNRIPEANLVALCDIKLDVVQAVAKQWEIKRAVQHYQDLLEDKAIEAVLIATSTDTHAEILKDCANAGKHIFCEKPLALDLNEIDEALSVVEQAGVKLQVGFNRRFDKNFRQVRQIVKSGELGRPCLLKITNRDPALPSLEFLRASGGLFLDMTIHDFDMARFQIGEVDEVYATGSVLIDEALKEFGDLDTAVISLKFKDGTLGSIDNSRQAVYGYDQRVEVFCLNGTAMAENETEHTVAKGNLEGFHTARVEAFFMQRYGPCYVEEVREFLRCVRDDQPVPVSGEDGRQAVVLGYAAWKSFHENRPVKVSEIAG, encoded by the coding sequence ATGTCAGAGAAAATCAACATTGCTGTAATTGGAACTGGTCGCATGGGAAGTGTGCATGTCGGCAACCTGGTCAATCGCATACCTGAAGCCAACCTGGTGGCCCTTTGTGATATTAAATTGGATGTTGTTCAGGCTGTGGCCAAACAATGGGAGATCAAACGAGCGGTTCAGCACTATCAAGATCTGTTGGAAGATAAGGCAATTGAAGCCGTGTTGATTGCCACCAGCACCGACACCCATGCTGAAATCCTGAAGGATTGCGCCAATGCTGGGAAGCACATCTTTTGTGAGAAGCCCCTGGCGCTGGATCTCAATGAGATCGATGAAGCGCTTTCAGTGGTTGAACAGGCGGGCGTGAAACTCCAGGTTGGGTTTAATCGCCGGTTTGATAAGAACTTTCGGCAAGTGCGCCAGATCGTCAAGTCGGGAGAATTGGGGCGCCCTTGCCTGCTTAAGATCACCAACCGCGACCCGGCATTGCCTTCTTTAGAATTTCTGCGCGCCTCTGGTGGCCTTTTCCTGGATATGACCATCCATGATTTTGATATGGCGCGCTTCCAGATCGGCGAGGTGGACGAGGTGTATGCAACCGGCTCGGTATTAATTGATGAAGCGCTCAAGGAATTTGGCGATTTGGATACAGCCGTGATCAGCTTAAAATTTAAAGATGGCACCCTGGGTTCGATTGATAACAGCCGACAGGCGGTTTATGGGTATGATCAGCGCGTGGAAGTGTTCTGTCTGAACGGTACAGCCATGGCGGAAAACGAAACTGAACACACTGTTGCAAAGGGCAACCTTGAAGGCTTCCATACTGCCCGGGTTGAAGCGTTTTTTATGCAGCGTTATGGTCCCTGTTATGTCGAAGAAGTGCGGGAGTTTCTACGCTGCGTCCGGGACGATCAACCTGTACCGGTCTCCGGCGAAGACGGCCGGCAGGCTGTTGTTCTGGGCTATGCTGCCTGGAAATCCTTCCACGAAAACCGCCCGGTAAAGGTGTCCGAGATCGCTGGATGA
- a CDS encoding FAD-binding protein translates to MLNINHDRCTRCKICIGNCPFGALSIVDGFLEVSSACTLCGACVNVCPFEALHIERKQIDAEELRKYKGVFVWAELENGKPRKVVLELLGKGRELADQLGQELSAVIIAAETNFDPADLGNYGADRVILCQHKFLDTYSTEGYTQALSAVIASEMPSVVLYGATPHGRDLAPRVAARLRLGLTADCTRLSIDDDGQLVQTRPAFGGNIMASIITPHTRPQTATVRPNVFPALEPDPSRLAEVVEFPLTMSRAAIRTRLVQSENLDADDQVGIADARIIVSGGRGMGKAANLEMLKTLADQLGGTTAGSRIIVEQGWIPHTHQVGQSGTTVGPQLYIAAGISGAVQHLVGMSASKTVIAINKDPEAPILNVADLGIVGDALEIIPILNQMIEDDRNKNS, encoded by the coding sequence ATGCTGAATATCAACCACGATCGATGCACCCGTTGCAAAATTTGTATTGGCAATTGCCCCTTTGGCGCCCTATCAATTGTCGATGGTTTCCTGGAAGTCAGTTCAGCCTGCACCCTGTGCGGTGCGTGTGTCAACGTGTGCCCCTTTGAGGCGCTGCACATTGAGCGCAAACAGATTGATGCGGAAGAACTGCGAAAATACAAGGGCGTTTTTGTTTGGGCTGAGCTGGAAAACGGTAAGCCGCGCAAGGTCGTTCTGGAGCTGCTTGGCAAAGGGCGTGAACTGGCAGATCAACTCGGACAGGAATTGAGCGCAGTGATCATCGCCGCTGAAACCAATTTTGACCCCGCTGATTTGGGGAACTACGGCGCTGACCGGGTGATTCTCTGTCAGCACAAATTTTTAGACACCTATTCCACGGAAGGCTATACGCAAGCTCTCAGCGCAGTGATTGCGTCTGAGATGCCTTCGGTTGTTCTCTACGGCGCCACGCCCCATGGTCGCGATCTGGCACCCCGAGTGGCGGCACGCCTGCGGCTGGGCTTGACGGCCGATTGCACCCGCTTATCCATCGATGACGACGGGCAACTGGTGCAAACTCGCCCGGCATTTGGCGGCAATATCATGGCTTCAATCATCACACCCCACACCCGCCCCCAAACGGCCACCGTCCGTCCGAATGTCTTCCCAGCGCTGGAACCAGACCCATCTCGTCTGGCAGAAGTGGTTGAATTCCCCCTGACCATGAGCCGGGCAGCCATCCGCACCCGTCTGGTACAGTCTGAAAACCTGGATGCTGACGACCAGGTTGGCATTGCCGATGCCCGCATCATTGTTTCGGGAGGCAGAGGCATGGGAAAAGCCGCCAACCTCGAGATGCTTAAAACCCTTGCCGACCAATTGGGTGGAACCACAGCCGGATCTCGAATTATTGTCGAGCAGGGGTGGATTCCACACACTCACCAGGTGGGGCAATCTGGCACAACGGTTGGACCACAATTGTATATCGCCGCGGGAATTAGTGGCGCTGTACAGCACCTGGTCGGGATGAGCGCATCGAAAACCGTCATTGCCATCAATAAAGACCCTGAGGCACCCATATTAAATGTTGCTGACCTGGGAATTGTCGGCGATGCCTTGGAAATCATTCCCATTTTGAACCAGATGATTGAAGACGACCGGAATAAAAATTCTTAG
- a CDS encoding electron transfer flavoprotein subunit beta/FixA family protein, protein MKKIVVCVKQVPEVTDVQVDPTTGTLLREGVQSILNPFCEYALDHAARIKQADADIEVIAICMGPPQAEDALRRCLELGADRAILLTDRKFAGADTWATAYTLAEVIRQLIPDFTLILAGKQAIDGDTAQVGPEIAEILGLPQITYGTNVNLTADGRRVQVKREAEHGIEVLDAALPALVTITKGETQRRAPSLDAVIDAHRKNIEIITAGDLSLDEEKLGLKGSYTQVVKVFPPPTKKDSRVLKDLEPAEAAREIFSFLKENHFLENNRSGAK, encoded by the coding sequence ATGAAAAAAATCGTTGTTTGCGTTAAACAGGTCCCTGAAGTCACCGATGTACAGGTGGATCCAACCACGGGCACACTCCTTCGCGAGGGGGTCCAATCGATCCTCAATCCTTTCTGCGAATATGCCCTTGACCATGCCGCTCGCATCAAACAAGCCGACGCAGATATCGAGGTTATTGCTATCTGCATGGGACCTCCCCAAGCTGAGGACGCCCTGCGGCGTTGTTTGGAGCTTGGCGCTGATCGGGCTATCCTGTTAACCGACCGAAAATTCGCCGGCGCCGATACCTGGGCAACCGCTTATACCCTGGCTGAAGTCATCCGCCAATTGATCCCGGACTTCACCCTGATCCTGGCTGGTAAACAGGCCATTGATGGTGATACCGCCCAGGTTGGACCTGAAATCGCAGAAATTTTGGGTTTACCACAAATCACCTATGGCACGAATGTGAACCTGACGGCAGACGGGAGGCGTGTGCAGGTCAAACGTGAAGCGGAGCACGGCATCGAGGTGCTCGACGCAGCCCTGCCTGCGTTGGTCACCATCACAAAAGGTGAAACCCAACGCAGAGCGCCTTCACTGGATGCGGTCATCGATGCCCATCGCAAAAACATTGAAATCATAACCGCGGGTGACCTGTCATTGGATGAGGAAAAGTTGGGCTTGAAAGGCTCTTACACCCAGGTCGTCAAGGTCTTCCCCCCACCTACAAAGAAAGACAGTCGCGTCCTCAAAGACCTTGAACCGGCTGAAGCAGCCAGGGAAATTTTTAGTTTCCTCAAAGAAAACCATTTCCTGGAAAATAATCGATCCGGAGCAAAATAA
- the iolM gene encoding scyllo-inosose 3-dehydrogenase — MKEKMQGVTLIADWDPKPGFKLGPKDIEGRQTYLGSQVWRNPRIEIREYDIPVPGDDEVLIEVKACGICGSDVHMAQAEADGYIFYPGLTGFPSILGHELSGVVVEAGKNAYDKNTNKPYKGGEEVTTEEMLWCGSCKPCADGWPNHCERLDEIGFNVHGAFTKYLVVPARTLWSLEPLKERYPEDKLFLAGSLVEPTCVAYNAVIERGGGIRPGDRAVVLGGGPVGLAACAILKRAGASKVIISETQEDRGKMALKLGADYHINPLNEDFAETVLELTNGMGADLFMEATGLPEVVYPDIEKVIWEGRTLNSKVVVTARAEAKMPVTGEVLQVRRASIIGAQGHSGHGTFPRVIDCMADGMDMTLISTKQISLAEVPENIIQLQTDRSQCKVTYLANL, encoded by the coding sequence ATGAAAGAGAAAATGCAAGGCGTGACCCTGATTGCAGATTGGGACCCAAAACCAGGTTTTAAACTGGGTCCCAAAGATATTGAGGGACGCCAGACCTACCTCGGTAGCCAGGTATGGCGCAACCCCAGGATTGAAATTCGCGAATATGATATTCCCGTACCCGGCGATGATGAGGTTTTAATCGAAGTTAAAGCCTGCGGTATCTGCGGTTCTGATGTCCACATGGCGCAGGCTGAAGCCGATGGCTACATCTTTTACCCCGGCCTGACAGGCTTCCCCAGCATCCTGGGGCATGAGCTTTCCGGCGTGGTGGTCGAGGCGGGCAAAAACGCCTACGACAAAAACACCAACAAGCCCTATAAGGGGGGCGAAGAAGTGACCACCGAAGAAATGTTGTGGTGCGGTTCTTGTAAGCCCTGTGCGGATGGCTGGCCCAATCACTGTGAGCGCCTGGACGAAATCGGCTTTAACGTTCACGGTGCCTTTACCAAATATCTGGTTGTGCCTGCCCGCACCCTGTGGAGCCTGGAACCCCTCAAAGAGCGCTACCCCGAAGATAAGCTCTTCTTAGCCGGCAGCCTTGTGGAGCCCACCTGCGTGGCTTACAATGCTGTTATCGAACGCGGCGGGGGCATTCGCCCTGGCGACCGCGCGGTGGTCCTGGGTGGCGGTCCGGTTGGTTTGGCTGCCTGTGCCATTCTCAAACGCGCTGGGGCTTCCAAAGTGATCATTTCCGAAACCCAGGAAGATCGCGGCAAGATGGCTCTCAAACTCGGCGCGGATTACCATATCAACCCGCTTAATGAGGATTTCGCTGAGACCGTCCTGGAATTAACCAACGGTATGGGTGCTGACCTGTTCATGGAAGCCACCGGGCTACCCGAGGTGGTCTACCCGGATATCGAAAAAGTGATCTGGGAAGGCCGGACGCTGAACAGCAAGGTCGTTGTAACGGCACGCGCTGAGGCAAAGATGCCTGTTACTGGCGAGGTGCTGCAGGTTCGCCGAGCCAGCATCATCGGTGCCCAGGGTCACTCTGGTCACGGCACCTTCCCCCGTGTAATTGATTGCATGGCAGACGGCATGGATATGACCCTGATCAGCACCAAGCAGATCAGCCTGGCTGAAGTTCCTGAAAACATCATCCAGCTTCAAACCGATCGTTCGCAGTGTAAGGTCACCTACCTGGCTAATTTGTAA
- a CDS encoding lactate racemase domain-containing protein gives MVIGSGFLDQFISAETANEIVGEALNSLPLEGKRVLILIPDGTRSMPMPLMFSLFEEHLSGRVAALDYLVALGTHQPMTDAQLTHLVGRSVTDGKVGSSTIFNHRWEDPETFIQVGIIPEDEIHELSQGHMRQDVAVRLNKLIMDYDHLLICGPVFPHEVVGFSGGNKYFFPGIAGAEIINFTHWLGATLTSFDIIGSGYTPVRAVIDRAASMIPKPVHCFSLVVTYEGLAGLYFGSAQEAWKAAANLSAQKHIIYVDQPYQKVLSIMPELYDDLWTAAKGMYKLEPVVAEGGEVIIYAPHIDEVSYTYGDIIDEVGYHCRDFFVKQWERYKHYPHGVLAHSTHLRGLGTYDAATGVETPRIKVTLASGIPADRCQRIGLGYLDPHSINLDDWVDKEDQGILVVPRAGEMLYRIKKQ, from the coding sequence ATGGTCATAGGTTCAGGTTTTCTCGATCAGTTTATCAGTGCTGAAACAGCCAACGAGATCGTTGGCGAGGCGCTTAATTCACTGCCACTGGAGGGCAAACGGGTATTGATCCTCATTCCGGACGGGACGCGCAGTATGCCGATGCCGCTGATGTTCAGTTTGTTTGAAGAGCATCTTTCCGGGCGGGTTGCCGCCCTGGATTACCTGGTCGCCCTTGGCACTCACCAACCGATGACGGATGCACAATTAACCCATCTGGTTGGAAGGAGTGTTACCGACGGGAAAGTTGGAAGCAGCACCATTTTTAATCACCGCTGGGAAGACCCTGAAACCTTCATCCAGGTTGGCATCATCCCCGAAGATGAGATTCATGAACTTTCACAAGGGCACATGCGGCAGGATGTCGCCGTTCGGCTGAATAAGCTGATCATGGATTATGATCATCTCTTGATCTGCGGACCGGTATTTCCCCATGAAGTGGTGGGCTTTTCTGGCGGTAATAAATACTTTTTCCCGGGCATCGCTGGCGCTGAGATTATCAATTTCACGCATTGGCTGGGAGCGACCCTCACCAGTTTCGATATTATTGGTTCCGGATACACTCCCGTACGGGCGGTGATTGACCGGGCTGCTTCTATGATACCCAAACCGGTGCATTGTTTTTCCCTGGTGGTAACCTACGAGGGGTTAGCCGGGCTTTATTTTGGCAGTGCACAGGAAGCATGGAAGGCTGCTGCCAATCTTTCTGCCCAGAAGCATATTATCTATGTGGATCAGCCTTATCAAAAGGTGCTTTCGATCATGCCTGAACTGTATGATGATTTGTGGACAGCCGCCAAGGGCATGTATAAATTGGAACCTGTTGTGGCGGAAGGGGGAGAGGTGATTATTTACGCACCGCATATCGATGAGGTCAGTTATACCTACGGAGATATTATCGACGAGGTTGGCTACCATTGTCGGGACTTTTTCGTAAAGCAATGGGAGCGTTACAAACATTACCCACACGGCGTGCTGGCACACTCCACCCATTTACGCGGTCTAGGTACCTACGACGCCGCCACTGGCGTTGAGACGCCGCGCATCAAGGTGACCCTGGCATCCGGCATCCCGGCTGATCGCTGCCAGCGCATTGGATTGGGCTATCTCGACCCGCACTCGATCAATCTGGATGACTGGGTTGACAAAGAGGACCAGGGAATCCTGGTCGTCCCGCGAGCGGGAGAAATGCTGTACCGAATCAAAAAACAATAA
- a CDS encoding sugar kinase yields MNQYGLNIKETGALDFVSLGALVNRLDPGVIPFRKATQCQIHVSGGEFNCAANLADCFGLKTGIVTAMVDYPIGDLIAERVKAMGVKPFYKRFAHNGVNGPNMATVYSDQGFGVRPPVVFYNRCNEAAAQLKPGDFNWDEIFAGGVRWFHSGGIFAALSETTGQVIIEGMKAAKAAGAVVSFDLNYREKLWSIWGGQGAAQSVLCEIMNYVDVLVGNEEDMQLGLGVSGPQVEKTSKLDPRTFIDIIGEVVSLFPGIKVVTTTLREVKNTMQHSWSAVAWINGQTYIAPTCDLVVYDRVGGGDGFASGVFYGLLTGEDEQQAVNLGWAHGALLTTFPGDTTMASVEQVKAFASGGSARIQR; encoded by the coding sequence ATGAACCAATATGGATTGAACATCAAAGAAACGGGTGCGCTTGATTTTGTCTCCCTGGGAGCGCTGGTAAACCGGTTGGATCCCGGCGTAATCCCCTTTCGGAAGGCAACCCAATGCCAGATCCACGTAAGCGGCGGCGAGTTTAATTGTGCAGCCAACCTTGCGGACTGCTTTGGCTTGAAAACCGGTATTGTGACGGCAATGGTCGATTATCCGATCGGCGATTTGATCGCAGAGCGGGTGAAGGCGATGGGCGTAAAACCTTTTTACAAACGCTTTGCACATAACGGGGTTAACGGTCCCAACATGGCGACGGTTTATAGTGACCAGGGCTTTGGTGTGCGCCCGCCGGTGGTATTTTACAATCGCTGTAACGAAGCCGCAGCCCAATTAAAGCCCGGGGATTTTAACTGGGATGAAATCTTTGCCGGGGGCGTTCGCTGGTTTCACAGCGGCGGCATCTTTGCTGCGCTTTCAGAAACCACCGGACAGGTCATTATCGAAGGGATGAAGGCGGCCAAAGCAGCGGGCGCAGTGGTCTCCTTTGATTTGAATTATCGTGAAAAATTGTGGAGTATCTGGGGCGGGCAGGGCGCTGCACAGTCGGTGCTGTGCGAAATAATGAACTATGTTGATGTACTGGTGGGCAATGAAGAAGACATGCAATTGGGACTCGGTGTTTCTGGTCCGCAGGTGGAAAAAACCTCAAAGCTGGACCCGAGAACCTTCATTGACATCATTGGAGAGGTTGTCAGCCTGTTCCCCGGCATTAAAGTGGTCACGACCACACTCAGAGAAGTCAAAAACACCATGCAGCATTCCTGGAGCGCAGTCGCATGGATCAACGGGCAGACTTATATTGCCCCCACGTGTGACCTTGTTGTGTATGATCGCGTGGGCGGTGGCGACGGCTTTGCCTCGGGAGTGTTTTACGGTCTGCTCACAGGGGAAGATGAACAACAGGCGGTGAACCTCGGCTGGGCGCACGGTGCGCTACTGACGACCTTTCCAGGCGACACGACGATGGCCAGTGTGGAACAGGTCAAAGCATTTGCTTCAGGCGGATCCGCGCGAATTCAGAGATAA